A genomic stretch from Anabrus simplex isolate iqAnaSimp1 chromosome 2, ASM4041472v1, whole genome shotgun sequence includes:
- the LOC136863634 gene encoding cuticle protein 19-like has product MFKLCLFVVALAASSVSASPGLAAAPLAYAAAPVAYAAAPVAYAAPAPAVVTAHSSQVIAQNFHRLAAPLAVPALATYAHAPALILRK; this is encoded by the exons ATGTTCAAGCTG TGTTTGTTCGTCGTGGCTCTGGCCGCCTCCAGTGTGTCCGCTTCTCCAGGACTCGCTGCTGCCCCACTCGCCTACGCCGCCGCTCCTGTAGCCTACGCTGCTGCTCCTGTAGCCTACGCCGCTCCCGCTCCTGCAGTAGTGACAGCTCACAGCTCCCAGGTGATAGCCCAGAACTTCCACAGACTTGCTGCTCCTCTGGCTGTGCCTGCTCTGGCGACCTACGCGCATGCACCAGCTCTGATCCTGAGGAAATAG